Proteins found in one Paenibacillus dendritiformis genomic segment:
- a CDS encoding PaaI family thioesterase has translation MSQPTHRNRFNDLLGIEVVQLQRDGCVMQLHIRPDLHNSLEGVVHGGVTNTLADVAMGHAAVPPVDGVQQCVTVESKINYLSPAIGELLVVEARVLKRGRNLIVTDAHITCDGKLVAVASGTYARVNPERWGRGAEMPAPKEMPAAEMKEERP, from the coding sequence GTGAGCCAGCCGACGCATCGCAACCGGTTCAACGATCTCCTCGGAATCGAGGTCGTTCAGCTTCAGCGCGACGGCTGCGTCATGCAATTGCATATCCGCCCCGATCTCCATAATAGTCTCGAAGGCGTCGTGCATGGCGGCGTGACGAATACGCTGGCCGACGTCGCCATGGGCCATGCGGCTGTGCCCCCGGTTGATGGGGTGCAGCAGTGCGTGACCGTGGAGAGCAAAATCAATTATTTGTCCCCGGCCATCGGCGAACTGCTCGTGGTGGAGGCCCGAGTGCTGAAGCGAGGGCGCAATCTGATCGTGACGGACGCGCACATCACCTGCGACGGGAAGCTTGTCGCCGTCGCTTCGGGAACCTACGCGCGGGTCAACCCGGAGCGGTGGGGACGGGGGGCGGAGATGCCGGCCCCGAAGGAGATGCCGGCCGCGGAAATGAAGGAAGAGCGGCCATAA
- a CDS encoding NAD-dependent succinate-semialdehyde dehydrogenase: MEKSMQTVEVKSMFVNGEWMQAQGGGTLRVVNPATGEEVGTVSYGDGKDARAAIEAAHQAFPGWSRLTARERSKYLYQLYELVRSHRDELAGIISAEMGKPLREAKGEVLGAADNFMWYAEEAKRVYGETVPSSVPNKRIMVSRQPVGVVGAITPWNFPVNMVARKIAPALAAGCTVVLKPAESTPLSAIRLFELIAQAGFPAGVANLVIGQPEAVGQELLDNPKVRKIAFTGSTRVGKLLMEGAAKHVKRVSLELGGHAPFIVFEDADLDAAVAGLFESKFRNSGQMCICTNRLYVHESVAEAFSAKLVERLSKAKVGDGRSKETEIGPLVNQRALDKVLRHIQDARDKGGQVVFGGKRLTEGEYGKGFYCEPTLITDVTKEMEIACEETFGPVVPMMTFTDEAAVIKMANDTPYGLAAYAYTRDNSRCFRLAEALEYGIVGINDGSPTQTQAPFGGWKESGLGLEGGRYGMDAFLETKFVSFGM, translated from the coding sequence ATGGAAAAAAGCATGCAGACTGTCGAAGTGAAGTCGATGTTCGTTAACGGAGAATGGATGCAGGCGCAGGGCGGCGGCACGCTCCGCGTCGTCAATCCGGCAACTGGAGAGGAAGTCGGGACGGTAAGCTATGGCGACGGCAAGGATGCGAGAGCCGCCATCGAGGCGGCCCATCAAGCTTTCCCGGGCTGGTCCCGCCTGACTGCCCGCGAGCGTTCGAAATATTTATATCAATTGTACGAACTGGTGCGCAGCCACCGCGATGAGCTGGCAGGCATCATCTCGGCCGAGATGGGCAAGCCGCTCCGGGAGGCCAAGGGCGAAGTGCTGGGGGCAGCCGACAACTTCATGTGGTATGCAGAGGAAGCGAAGCGGGTGTACGGCGAGACGGTTCCGTCCTCCGTGCCGAACAAGCGGATTATGGTCAGCCGCCAGCCGGTCGGCGTCGTCGGAGCGATTACGCCGTGGAACTTCCCGGTCAATATGGTCGCACGGAAGATTGCGCCCGCGCTGGCCGCAGGGTGCACCGTCGTCTTGAAGCCGGCGGAGAGCACGCCGCTGAGCGCGATTCGGCTGTTCGAGCTGATTGCGCAAGCCGGGTTCCCGGCCGGGGTCGCCAATCTGGTCATCGGCCAGCCGGAGGCGGTCGGCCAGGAATTGCTCGACAATCCGAAGGTGCGCAAAATCGCCTTCACCGGCTCGACGCGCGTCGGCAAGCTGTTGATGGAAGGAGCGGCAAAGCATGTCAAGCGGGTCAGCCTGGAATTAGGCGGGCATGCGCCATTTATCGTGTTCGAGGATGCGGATCTGGACGCGGCGGTCGCGGGGCTGTTCGAGAGCAAATTCCGCAATTCGGGGCAGATGTGCATCTGCACGAATCGCCTGTACGTGCATGAATCTGTGGCGGAGGCCTTCAGCGCCAAGCTGGTGGAACGGCTGAGCAAGGCGAAGGTCGGCGACGGCCGTAGCAAGGAAACGGAAATCGGCCCGCTCGTCAATCAACGGGCGCTCGATAAAGTATTGCGCCATATCCAGGATGCCCGGGATAAAGGCGGGCAGGTCGTGTTCGGCGGCAAGCGCTTGACGGAGGGCGAGTACGGCAAAGGCTTCTATTGCGAGCCGACCTTGATTACGGACGTCACCAAGGAGATGGAGATCGCCTGCGAGGAAACGTTCGGACCGGTGGTGCCGATGATGACGTTCACGGACGAAGCCGCGGTCATCAAGATGGCGAACGATACGCCATACGGTTTGGCCGCTTATGCATATACGCGTGATAACAGCCGCTGCTTCCGCCTGGCGGAGGCGCTGGAGTATGGCATCGTGGGCATTAACGACGGTTCGCCGACGCAGACGCAGGCGCCGTTCGGCGGCTGGAAGGAGAGCGGGCTCGGCCTGGAGGGCGGACGGTACGGGATGGACGCCTTTTTGGAGACGAAGTTCGTCTCGTTCGGGATGTAA
- a CDS encoding ABC transporter ATP-binding protein, whose amino-acid sequence MLKLEGIRKVFNRRTASEKIALRNTNLTLREGDFVTIIGSNGAGKSTLMNIISGGMAPDSGTIEIDGENVTGLSEFERSRKIGRVFQDPMAGTAPTMTIEENLAVAFSRDKRRTLHRGVNKKRKELFRESLASLHLGLENRLSAKAGLLSGGERQALSLLMATFTQPKVLLLDEHTAALDPARAQLITALTKEVVERSNFTTLMVTHNMQQAIELGNRLIMMDAGEIILDVREEEKKHLTIEVLLKKFAQLKGVADDRLLLG is encoded by the coding sequence ATGCTGAAACTTGAGGGGATTCGGAAAGTGTTCAACCGCAGGACGGCGAGCGAGAAGATCGCTTTGCGAAATACGAATCTGACGCTTCGCGAGGGCGATTTCGTAACGATTATCGGTTCCAATGGAGCGGGCAAGTCCACGCTGATGAATATTATCTCGGGCGGGATGGCGCCGGATAGCGGTACCATCGAGATCGACGGAGAGAACGTGACCGGCCTCTCCGAGTTCGAGCGCTCGCGCAAGATTGGACGCGTATTCCAGGACCCGATGGCCGGAACGGCGCCGACGATGACGATCGAGGAGAATCTCGCAGTCGCCTTCTCGCGCGACAAAAGACGCACCCTGCACCGGGGCGTGAACAAGAAGCGGAAGGAGCTGTTCCGGGAGAGCCTGGCGTCGCTGCATCTCGGGCTCGAGAACCGGCTGTCGGCCAAGGCCGGACTGCTGTCAGGCGGCGAGCGGCAGGCGCTCAGCCTGCTGATGGCGACCTTCACGCAGCCGAAGGTGCTGCTTCTGGATGAGCATACGGCCGCACTTGATCCGGCGCGGGCGCAGTTGATTACGGCGCTGACGAAGGAAGTCGTCGAGCGTTCCAACTTCACGACGCTGATGGTGACGCACAATATGCAGCAAGCCATCGAGCTCGGCAACCGCCTGATTATGATGGACGCCGGGGAGATTATTTTGGATGTGCGGGAAGAGGAGAAGAAGCATCTGACGATCGAGGTGTTGTTGAAAAAATTTGCCCAGCTGAAAGGAGTGGCGGATGACCGCTTGCTGTTGGGATAG
- a CDS encoding dihydrolipoamide acetyltransferase family protein, whose product MIEFKLPDVGEGIHEGEIGKWLIKEGERVACDQPIVEVLTDKVNAELTAPAGGVVRKLMFAEGDAVRVGEVLFLLEAEGRVPMEAVGKAEQAASAVAAAPAPPLAVSVPPDAPASPSGRVRAAPYVRQLARQLNVDIEQVKGGGADGRITEEDVRRYAAAGTAKEAEGADMPRTDAVQPARERTETAARLEVAVPSSACAEERIPLRGVRLKIAERLVKAATIIPHVTQVDELEADALQALRERLQPLAAERQVKLTYLPFFIKAIVIALKEFPAFNASLDDESKEIVLKRYYHIGIATDTPDGLIVPVIRHADRKTVFELAEEIGRLSERARAGKLALEQITGGTFTISNVGPIGSLLATPIINHPEAAIMALHKMEPRMVVRNGEGVIRLMMNMALSFDHRIIDGAEAIRFTNRIKRLLEQPDLLWAEMV is encoded by the coding sequence ATGATAGAGTTCAAGCTTCCCGACGTGGGAGAAGGCATTCACGAAGGGGAGATCGGGAAATGGCTGATTAAGGAGGGAGAGCGGGTTGCCTGCGATCAGCCGATCGTCGAGGTGCTGACGGACAAAGTGAACGCCGAGCTGACCGCTCCGGCCGGCGGCGTGGTGCGCAAGCTGATGTTCGCCGAGGGGGACGCTGTCCGGGTAGGCGAGGTGTTGTTCCTTCTTGAAGCGGAGGGGCGTGTCCCTATGGAGGCAGTGGGGAAAGCGGAGCAGGCAGCCTCTGCAGTTGCTGCCGCTCCTGCGCCTCCGCTCGCAGTGTCCGTGCCTCCTGACGCTCCGGCGTCCCCGTCAGGCCGAGTGCGCGCGGCCCCCTATGTTCGCCAGCTTGCGCGGCAATTGAATGTCGACATCGAACAGGTGAAGGGGGGCGGAGCCGACGGCCGCATTACCGAAGAGGATGTGCGGCGCTATGCGGCGGCAGGCACGGCGAAGGAAGCGGAAGGGGCTGACATGCCGCGGACGGATGCGGTTCAGCCTGCGCGGGAGCGGACGGAGACCGCTGCCCGGCTGGAGGTTGCCGTACCGTCTTCCGCTTGCGCCGAGGAACGGATTCCGCTGCGGGGCGTGCGCCTGAAGATCGCCGAACGGCTAGTCAAGGCGGCGACCATCATCCCGCATGTCACGCAGGTGGATGAACTGGAGGCCGATGCGCTGCAGGCGCTGCGGGAACGTCTCCAGCCGTTGGCGGCCGAACGGCAGGTGAAGTTGACGTACTTGCCGTTTTTTATCAAGGCGATCGTCATCGCGCTCAAGGAATTTCCGGCCTTCAACGCGTCGCTCGACGACGAGAGCAAGGAGATCGTCTTGAAGCGCTATTATCATATCGGGATTGCGACCGATACGCCGGACGGCCTGATCGTTCCGGTCATCCGGCACGCTGACCGGAAGACGGTCTTCGAGCTGGCGGAAGAGATCGGACGGCTGTCGGAGCGGGCCCGCGCAGGGAAGCTGGCACTGGAGCAGATTACCGGCGGCACCTTCACGATCAGCAACGTCGGGCCGATCGGCAGTCTGCTCGCGACGCCGATTATCAACCATCCGGAGGCGGCCATTATGGCGCTGCACAAGATGGAGCCGCGCATGGTCGTCCGCAACGGGGAAGGCGTCATCCGTCTCATGATGAATATGGCGCTCTCCTTCGATCACCGGATTATCGACGGAGCGGAAGCGATTCGGTTCACGAACCGGATCAAGCGGCTGCTGGAGCAGCCTGACTTACTATGGGCGGAGATGGTATAG
- the lpdA gene encoding dihydrolipoyl dehydrogenase, whose amino-acid sequence MVVGEIAVETEVVVIGGGPGGYSAAIRLGQLGKSVVLVEKEELGGVCLHSGCIPSKALIHAAGLYDDAKSASKLGLRLDPGALAFDMSVWQLWKSGIVGKLRSGVAQLCAANGVTVVKGSAVFLSADRVGVETESGFETYKFRQAIIASGSRPHLPAFAAVGGPRILTSAEALESETLPERLAIIGSGYIGIELGMAFAKLGCRVTLIEREERIIPLVDGSLAAEVKRRASKLGMVIKTGTEVRAVAEHDDHVELRLESQRHGEENVLCDKVLVTTGRVPNTEGLGLSQAGVQVDERGYVPVDAECRTNVRHIFAIGDITPGPALAHRAAKQGTVAAEVIGGLSSAFDSPYVPYVIFSDPQIAGVGLTRAEAERQGMKVRTGRFPFRANGYALAAGKTDGFAEVVVEADSHLLLGMHAAGADAGSLIGQGALALELAARAEDVAMTVHPHPTLSEGWLEAAAAALGHAIHIVNERRLEDE is encoded by the coding sequence ATGGTTGTCGGCGAGATTGCAGTAGAAACGGAAGTTGTTGTCATTGGCGGCGGTCCGGGCGGGTATTCGGCTGCCATCCGCCTGGGCCAGTTGGGGAAATCGGTTGTTCTGGTGGAAAAAGAAGAGCTGGGCGGCGTCTGTCTTCATTCGGGCTGTATTCCGTCCAAAGCGTTGATTCATGCGGCCGGCCTATATGACGATGCCAAGTCGGCCTCCAAGCTGGGGCTGCGGCTGGACCCGGGGGCGCTTGCCTTCGATATGTCCGTATGGCAGCTGTGGAAATCCGGCATCGTCGGCAAGCTGCGAAGCGGCGTGGCGCAGCTCTGCGCCGCCAACGGGGTTACGGTCGTCAAGGGGAGCGCCGTCTTCCTGTCCGCCGACCGCGTCGGGGTGGAGACGGAATCCGGCTTCGAGACCTACAAGTTCCGGCAGGCGATCATCGCGTCGGGATCGCGGCCGCATCTCCCGGCATTCGCAGCAGTTGGCGGTCCACGCATCCTCACTTCGGCGGAGGCGCTGGAGTCGGAGACTCTGCCGGAGCGTCTAGCCATTATCGGGAGCGGCTATATCGGCATCGAATTGGGCATGGCCTTCGCCAAGCTCGGATGCCGCGTGACGCTTATCGAGCGGGAGGAGCGCATCATCCCGCTTGTAGACGGCAGCCTCGCTGCGGAAGTGAAGCGGCGCGCCAGCAAGCTGGGGATGGTCATCAAGACGGGTACGGAAGTGCGTGCGGTGGCTGAGCATGACGACCATGTCGAGCTGCGCCTCGAATCGCAGCGTCATGGGGAGGAGAACGTCCTCTGCGACAAGGTGCTGGTGACGACCGGGCGTGTGCCGAACACGGAGGGGCTCGGCCTAAGCCAGGCGGGGGTGCAGGTGGATGAGCGGGGCTATGTTCCGGTCGATGCGGAGTGCCGGACGAATGTGCGCCACATCTTCGCCATTGGGGATATTACGCCGGGGCCCGCTCTTGCCCACCGCGCCGCGAAGCAGGGCACGGTCGCCGCAGAGGTTATCGGCGGACTGTCTAGCGCCTTCGATTCGCCCTATGTGCCGTATGTCATTTTCTCCGATCCGCAGATTGCGGGCGTGGGGCTGACGCGGGCGGAAGCCGAGCGGCAGGGCATGAAGGTGAGGACCGGCCGCTTCCCGTTCCGGGCCAACGGATACGCGCTGGCGGCCGGGAAGACAGACGGCTTCGCGGAAGTGGTCGTTGAAGCGGATTCCCACCTGCTGCTGGGCATGCACGCGGCAGGCGCGGATGCCGGCAGCTTGATCGGCCAAGGCGCGCTCGCCCTCGAATTGGCGGCGAGAGCGGAAGACGTGGCCATGACGGTGCACCCGCACCCGACGCTCAGCGAAGGCTGGCTGGAGGCGGCAGCTGCCGCCTTGGGGCATGCCATACACATTGTGAACGAGAGGAGGCTGGAAGATGAGTAA
- the paaC gene encoding 1,2-phenylacetyl-CoA epoxidase subunit PaaC has translation MAELIGAETAEEAKRSPEYARALKELLLQVADDDYILAYRGSEWLGLAPHIEEDVAFSSMAQDMMGHAAMLYGMLEELGAGKADDLAHLRSPEAFRNAILVERPNGPGEYADEPHYDWSYAIARCCLYGLFKDIRLEALRRSSYVPLAQTASKMQREHHYHIRYWRSWFTRLADSTDEARLRLNAAVAQVWSDVGSLFPLGSEEEAIVRFGLSIGGDELAWRWKTAAQSLFEASGLAWPGDWAIPVRNGRDGQHTDDLAQAVATLSEVYRIDPAAGW, from the coding sequence ATGGCAGAGCTTATTGGCGCAGAGACGGCGGAAGAGGCCAAGCGCAGCCCGGAGTATGCGCGGGCCTTGAAGGAATTGCTGCTGCAGGTTGCAGACGATGACTATATTTTGGCTTACCGGGGATCGGAATGGCTGGGGCTGGCCCCTCACATCGAGGAAGATGTCGCCTTCTCGTCGATGGCGCAGGACATGATGGGGCATGCGGCGATGCTTTACGGGATGCTGGAGGAGCTGGGGGCCGGCAAGGCGGATGATCTGGCGCATTTGCGCAGTCCGGAGGCGTTCCGCAATGCCATTCTGGTCGAGCGTCCGAACGGACCCGGCGAGTATGCGGATGAGCCGCATTATGACTGGTCCTATGCGATTGCCCGCTGCTGCCTGTATGGCCTGTTCAAGGACATCCGGCTGGAAGCGTTGCGCCGGTCTTCGTATGTGCCGCTGGCGCAGACAGCAAGCAAAATGCAGCGCGAGCATCACTATCATATACGGTATTGGCGCTCATGGTTCACGCGGCTGGCAGACAGCACGGACGAAGCGCGCTTGCGCTTGAACGCGGCCGTGGCTCAGGTGTGGAGCGATGTCGGCAGCCTGTTCCCGCTTGGCAGCGAGGAGGAGGCGATCGTCCGCTTCGGGCTGAGCATAGGCGGGGACGAATTGGCCTGGCGCTGGAAGACGGCGGCGCAGAGCTTGTTCGAAGCAAGCGGGCTCGCATGGCCGGGGGACTGGGCCATTCCGGTCAGGAATGGGCGCGATGGGCAGCATACCGACGATCTGGCGCAAGCCGTCGCCACCTTGTCGGAGGTGTACCGGATTGACCCGGCGGCTGGCTGGTAA
- the paaB gene encoding 1,2-phenylacetyl-CoA epoxidase subunit PaaB produces MSSERNEQFAVYEVFSQKSPSAGFVHQFSLLAPNPEAALLMARENFMRREPCINIWVVNRDDIHGLPPEERASLERLDNKSYRETKGYGDVQSRWRRHKEAYESKADIVQKEG; encoded by the coding sequence ATGAGCAGCGAACGGAATGAGCAGTTTGCCGTCTACGAGGTGTTCAGCCAGAAGAGCCCGTCTGCCGGCTTCGTGCACCAGTTCAGCTTGCTGGCGCCCAACCCGGAAGCTGCGCTCCTGATGGCGCGGGAGAACTTCATGCGTCGCGAGCCCTGCATCAATATCTGGGTCGTGAACCGCGACGATATCCATGGATTGCCGCCGGAGGAACGGGCGAGCCTCGAACGGCTGGACAACAAAAGCTACCGCGAGACGAAGGGTTACGGCGATGTGCAATCGAGGTGGCGCCGCCACAAGGAAGCGTACGAGAGCAAGGCGGATATCGTACAGAAGGAGGGCTGA
- the paaD gene encoding 1,2-phenylacetyl-CoA epoxidase subunit PaaD, which yields MTQHTRQVLRGLEERIWTLLREVKDPEIPVISMIEMGMIHRVVIGEGAVDVEVLPTFIGCPALDMMKSEIQEKLLSIEGVREVSVRFLREPAWTSDRISDDGREKLRSFGIVAPPRGCPPGEDWEVRCPYCDSPHTRMDNMFGPAACRSILYCKHCKNPFEALKAL from the coding sequence ATGACGCAGCATACCCGGCAAGTGCTGAGGGGGCTGGAGGAGCGAATCTGGACATTGCTGCGGGAGGTCAAAGATCCGGAAATTCCCGTCATCAGCATGATCGAGATGGGCATGATTCACAGGGTGGTTATCGGCGAGGGCGCCGTGGACGTTGAGGTGCTGCCGACCTTCATTGGCTGTCCCGCTCTGGACATGATGAAGAGCGAAATTCAGGAGAAGCTGCTCTCCATCGAGGGAGTGCGCGAGGTGAGCGTCCGCTTCCTGCGGGAGCCGGCCTGGACCTCGGATCGGATTAGCGACGATGGCAGGGAGAAGCTGCGTTCGTTCGGCATCGTTGCCCCGCCGCGCGGCTGCCCGCCGGGCGAGGATTGGGAGGTGCGGTGCCCCTACTGCGATTCGCCGCATACCCGCATGGACAATATGTTCGGTCCGGCAGCTTGCCGCAGCATTTTGTATTGCAAGCACTGCAAAAATCCGTTCGAAGCCTTGAAAGCGTTGTGA
- the pdhA gene encoding pyruvate dehydrogenase (acetyl-transferring) E1 component subunit alpha — MRGLFEPYQVLAPDGELRHPVEGAIDEDLMIQMYENMVLARMFDRKAVNLQRQGRMGTYAPYEGQEASQVGSALALSPNDWLFPSYRDHAAAITHGQALSRVLLYWMGHMEGSISPEGRHILPPCVPIATHLTHAVGTAWAAKLKGEKQASIVYFGEGATSEGDFHEALNFAGVYQTATVFFCQNNGYAISVPFHAQSASRTIAQRAAAYDMPGVRVDGNDVLAVWLTVREAIERGLNGGGPTLIEAVTFRYGPHTTSDDPRKYRDQARLSAEWREQRDPIERMKRHLVKRGAWSEEHETRLAERFSGLIEAAVAEAESYPKSRPEDMFMHVSADMPWSVAEQREQSGLCAERQGEA, encoded by the coding sequence ATGCGCGGGCTGTTTGAGCCTTATCAGGTGCTGGCGCCGGACGGGGAGCTTCGCCACCCTGTCGAGGGGGCCATTGACGAGGATCTGATGATACAAATGTACGAGAACATGGTGCTGGCACGAATGTTCGATCGGAAGGCGGTCAACCTGCAAAGGCAGGGCCGAATGGGCACGTACGCCCCTTATGAAGGCCAGGAAGCTTCGCAGGTCGGGAGTGCGCTGGCGCTGTCCCCCAATGATTGGTTGTTCCCCAGCTATCGCGATCACGCTGCCGCGATCACGCATGGGCAGGCGCTTAGCCGCGTCCTTCTCTATTGGATGGGGCATATGGAAGGCTCCATCAGTCCGGAAGGCCGCCATATTCTGCCGCCGTGCGTGCCGATAGCCACGCATTTGACGCATGCCGTAGGCACGGCTTGGGCCGCCAAGCTGAAGGGGGAGAAGCAGGCGAGCATCGTGTACTTCGGCGAAGGGGCAACCTCGGAAGGAGATTTCCACGAGGCTCTGAATTTTGCCGGGGTGTACCAGACGGCCACCGTCTTCTTCTGTCAAAATAACGGCTACGCGATTAGCGTCCCGTTCCATGCGCAGTCCGCTTCCCGGACGATCGCCCAGCGCGCGGCCGCCTACGACATGCCGGGGGTCCGGGTAGACGGCAACGATGTGCTCGCCGTATGGCTGACCGTGCGCGAGGCGATTGAGCGCGGCTTGAACGGCGGCGGACCGACGCTTATCGAGGCGGTTACGTTCCGTTACGGGCCGCATACGACCAGCGACGATCCGCGCAAATACCGCGACCAGGCCCGGCTCTCCGCCGAATGGAGGGAGCAGCGCGATCCGATAGAGCGCATGAAGCGGCATCTCGTGAAGCGGGGAGCGTGGAGCGAGGAGCATGAGACGCGTCTGGCGGAGAGGTTCAGCGGCCTGATCGAAGCCGCGGTCGCGGAGGCGGAGAGCTATCCGAAGTCCCGGCCGGAAGATATGTTCATGCACGTAAGCGCTGACATGCCGTGGTCTGTAGCCGAGCAGCGGGAACAGAGCGGTCTGTGTGCGGAAAGGCAGGGTGAAGCATGA
- the paaA gene encoding 1,2-phenylacetyl-CoA epoxidase subunit PaaA, whose amino-acid sequence MSNRTDPDRALDDERLAQFLNRIDRGDKIEADDWMPDDYRNQLIKLISMHGVSEIMGALPEKEWVPKAPTLRRKLAIMAKVQDEMGHGQLLLRVAEDLMAPLGQTREDLLRNLFSGKLKFHNVFHMEAPTWADAGVIAWLVDGAAIITQTMSLETSYAPYARALQRICAEEKFHAQHGESIVLELAEGTPAQRRMLQEAVNRWWPSLLMFFGPPEGGTVSSNQQLNMRYKIRTQTNEELRQAFFHKYVNRIFHLGLTLPDDTIRYDEAEGVWHYRQPDWDRFVQIVRGNGPCSAQRLRLRKTSYEEAKWVRDAMLAPRISYAAGGAI is encoded by the coding sequence ATGAGTAATCGGACGGACCCGGATAGAGCGCTGGACGACGAGCGTCTGGCGCAATTCCTGAACCGGATTGACCGGGGCGACAAGATTGAAGCGGACGATTGGATGCCAGACGATTACCGCAACCAGTTAATCAAGCTGATATCGATGCACGGCGTGAGTGAAATTATGGGGGCGCTGCCCGAGAAGGAATGGGTGCCGAAGGCGCCGACGCTGCGCCGGAAGCTGGCGATCATGGCCAAGGTGCAGGATGAGATGGGGCACGGACAGCTGCTGCTGCGCGTTGCCGAGGATCTGATGGCGCCGCTCGGCCAGACCCGTGAGGATCTGCTGCGCAATCTGTTCTCGGGGAAGCTGAAGTTCCACAACGTCTTCCATATGGAGGCGCCCACATGGGCGGATGCCGGCGTCATCGCCTGGCTCGTCGACGGCGCGGCGATCATTACCCAGACGATGTCGCTGGAGACATCCTACGCGCCGTATGCCCGCGCGCTCCAACGGATCTGCGCGGAAGAGAAATTCCATGCCCAGCATGGGGAGAGCATCGTGCTGGAGCTGGCCGAAGGGACGCCGGCGCAGCGCCGGATGCTGCAGGAGGCCGTGAACCGCTGGTGGCCTTCCTTGCTGATGTTCTTCGGTCCGCCGGAAGGCGGCACCGTGTCCAGCAATCAGCAGTTGAACATGCGCTACAAGATTCGCACGCAGACGAACGAGGAGCTGCGGCAGGCCTTTTTTCATAAATATGTGAACCGGATTTTTCATCTTGGCTTGACGCTTCCGGACGACACGATCCGTTATGACGAAGCGGAGGGCGTCTGGCATTACCGGCAGCCCGACTGGGACCGCTTCGTGCAGATTGTGCGCGGGAACGGGCCTTGCTCAGCACAGCGGCTCCGGCTGCGGAAGACATCCTACGAAGAGGCGAAATGGGTGCGCGACGCGATGCTGGCGCCCCGCATATCCTATGCGGCAGGAGGAGCGATATGA
- a CDS encoding alpha-ketoacid dehydrogenase subunit beta — MSRSLTILQAIHEALDQKLADDRRVMLTGEDIGVNGGVFRATEGLFDKYGRERVVDTPLAEAGLIGSAIGLALNGFVPVVEIQFLAFIYPGFEQLITHAARMRYRTRGQYNVPLVIRTPYGAGIRGPELHSESVEAFFVHTPGLKVVVPSNPYDAKGLLISAIEDPDPVVFLEPARIYRAFKAEVPEEMYRIPLGKANIVREGTDVTLISWGAMMRVALEAARQLEQEKGWSCEVIDLRSLYPLDRDAIAASVKKTGRALIVHEAQKTAGVGAEIVSLINDEALMYLRAPIQRITGFDVPVPQFSLEDLYVPTVERVRAGIATAIQF, encoded by the coding sequence ATGAGCCGGAGCTTAACGATATTGCAAGCGATTCATGAAGCGCTCGATCAGAAGCTGGCGGACGATCGGCGTGTCATGCTGACGGGCGAAGACATCGGCGTCAACGGCGGCGTGTTCCGGGCGACCGAGGGGCTGTTCGACAAGTACGGCAGGGAGCGGGTCGTCGATACGCCGCTGGCCGAAGCCGGCCTTATTGGCTCGGCTATCGGGCTGGCGCTGAACGGCTTCGTTCCGGTCGTCGAAATTCAATTTCTGGCCTTCATTTATCCCGGCTTCGAGCAGCTCATCACCCATGCGGCCCGCATGCGGTATCGGACGCGGGGACAGTACAACGTCCCTCTCGTTATCCGCACGCCATACGGAGCGGGAATCCGCGGGCCGGAGCTTCATTCGGAGAGCGTGGAAGCATTCTTCGTCCATACGCCCGGCCTCAAGGTGGTCGTGCCGAGCAATCCTTATGATGCCAAAGGCCTCCTCATTAGCGCCATCGAAGATCCCGATCCGGTTGTTTTTCTGGAACCGGCCCGGATCTACCGTGCCTTCAAGGCGGAAGTGCCGGAGGAGATGTACCGCATTCCGTTAGGGAAGGCGAATATCGTCCGGGAAGGTACAGACGTGACGCTGATATCGTGGGGGGCGATGATGCGGGTGGCGCTTGAAGCGGCCCGGCAGCTGGAGCAGGAGAAGGGCTGGTCCTGCGAAGTCATCGATCTCCGCTCACTGTATCCGCTCGATCGGGACGCGATTGCGGCATCCGTGAAGAAGACGGGCCGGGCGCTGATTGTTCATGAGGCGCAAAAGACGGCCGGCGTCGGCGCGGAAATTGTCTCGCTGATCAATGACGAAGCGCTGATGTATTTGCGGGCTCCGATTCAGCGGATTACCGGCTTCGATGTGCCGGTTCCGCAGTTCTCGCTCGAGGACCTCTATGTTCCGACGGTCGAGCGGGTGAGAGCGGGAATCGCCACTGCAATTCAGTTCTGA
- a CDS encoding EthD family reductase has protein sequence MVKLIAIYRKPEDVEAFNEHYFQTHAPLAAKMPGLVKMEVGTIYGTPMGESDLHLICEMYFESKEALKAALSSPEGKASGKDLMGFAGKVVSMHMAEVHE, from the coding sequence ATGGTCAAATTAATTGCTATTTATCGCAAGCCCGAGGATGTCGAAGCGTTTAACGAGCATTATTTCCAGACTCATGCCCCGCTGGCGGCGAAGATGCCCGGCCTCGTGAAGATGGAGGTGGGAACGATTTATGGAACGCCTATGGGCGAGAGCGATCTGCACCTGATTTGCGAGATGTATTTCGAATCGAAGGAGGCCTTGAAGGCAGCCTTGTCGTCCCCGGAGGGCAAGGCGTCGGGCAAGGATCTGATGGGATTCGCCGGCAAAGTGGTGTCGATGCATATGGCGGAGGTTCACGAGTGA